The following coding sequences are from one Rutidosis leptorrhynchoides isolate AG116_Rl617_1_P2 chromosome 11, CSIRO_AGI_Rlap_v1, whole genome shotgun sequence window:
- the LOC139877526 gene encoding FCS-Like Zinc finger 3-like, with the protein MSSTALSYAGAENTHFLEACTLCSKPLGHNSDIYMYRGNNPFCSQECRQEQIEIDEAREKTWRVSKKSKKSDTSNKTNLQTGTLLVA; encoded by the exons ATGAGTTCAACTGCGCTATCATACGCAGGTGCTGAAAACACCCATTTCCTTGAAGCTTGTACACTATGCTCAAAACCGTTAGGCCATAACAGTGACATATACATGTACAG AGGGAACAATCCATTTTGTAGTCAAGAGTGCAGGCAAGAACAGATTGAGATTGATGAGGCAAGAGAGAAAACATGGAGGGTATCTAAGAAATCAAAAAAATCAGACACATCAAATAAAACTAATTTACAAACAGGAACTCTTCTTGTAGCATAA